The Nilaparvata lugens isolate BPH unplaced genomic scaffold, ASM1435652v1 scaffold7352, whole genome shotgun sequence sequence CACCTCTCGCGATGTTTCAATAAAGCTAAAgggaaatattttcaactttaataaaattaaattaaacttaTGATCCTGAAAGTGGAAAAACTACAATAGTAAGGTCAAACTATAGAGAATCGGCAAACACGTTCTCTCATCTTTCTTCACTagcattatagcgtggacctcactataataatagataGTCCGCGATTCTAATGAATTCTACACATACTAAATCATGATCAACAAAACTACAATTATTctacaattcaaataaatactgTACAACAAAATTAAATGGGAAAAATGGAAGCCAAAATAAGTTAATTGCGAATGAAAAACGATAAGAGGTATGACAAATGAttgaacaaaattataaaaaagatcacATTTTATTTGAGGATTATAGAGTTCAATTTTAAAGGAATACGTCAACTTACTAAGAATTAtgtcatcatgaaaaatcaAACATGTCTGAAATTCCAACAAATTCTACCACTACTtctacaaaattataatcaacaatttaaaattcaaactaAGACAACCAAATTAGAATAGGAAGTAATTGGAAATACTGTAgcaaattataaaatatgcattaataatattgaaaaaaataaataaccgataaaaaagtaaaatcaagaaaaattccaaattgTGTCACTGTAAGTTACTAacattattgttgattttattttcaactacaatactaattttgatatttttatttagaaaataaaatatgatattacGATTTTCAGTAGTCTATGTTATATTGTAATACTCCCTTATAATATCAAGAATTCATTTATTATGGAATATTGAGCAGGTAAtatatttcaacaaattttaccTCCACTTCTCCaattgattctcttcagtactGAGTACCCTACCCATAACATATTGGTACAATAGCTATTGATATGATTTTAGAGTTGCATTACCACGAGCAGTGGTTAAGATTAGATATATCACTAAAtataaacaattattgttatgtgtgttatttttcaatttcttacatgtttattaaattcatcaagtaATACTATGGCTAGAATAATTGGCTCTTCCAGAGTTTATATTCAATGTTGTGCTTTGCGTCAGTCAGGctgaataaaacaaactatttaaatgttatggaatctattgtgatgagaattccatcatgcttgtagaaatatatatgagaactttattatttgtcaatgaaacaaaatttattacaatatcatgacacatttcaaaagttttatggtatttttttgggaaattcagctttctGGTTACGTTACCTACTTTTCATTTTTACTCGCTATTATCTACGatttactatttcaagttccaaaactatattgggaatatagaaaaaacattaaagaaattatatcaaagttaataatcacaaaaatatactttaataagtaaaagcaagcgattttacttataatcccatataagctccattgtaaaattcaaatctttggaatcttcatggcggcggcgggaaaaaaaattccaatggccatactgtgggtaatatagttactgtagcacCACCTAACGATGTTTTTAGCACTAGGTTTAAGCGCTGAGTCTAGacaaaataaatcaacactGGTTTATTAAACAAGACTGTTGAACAATTTTGCGTTGTTATAATTGTCTAACCATTTAATTGAAAGATGTTGCATTGTTTAAAACTATAGATACTTTTCATTGAGAGAATTTATGAGGTTTTGGTAAAAGTCGCATTATATTATATCTGATTTCAACAGAGAACGCAGTTTTTGCTTTTTGCTAAATTAAGTCAGTCTTGTATCAGATGGAATATATTTAAGTAGAACAGAAACTCAAACggaaacaattcaaaaatgtttacTGTGATCATGCTATTCTCGTGGACAAGCTTAGGCATTATGGTGTGGGACCGTCTCCTCTCAAACTGATTCAGGCTACCTGGGGGGTCGCAGACAGGCGGTGCTGGCTAATGGAGTTCTCTCTGAGATCAGGGATTGTGTTGACTGTGGAGTGCCTCAGGGCTCTGTCCTGGGGCCTCTGTTGTTTCTTATTTCAGTTAACGATATAGCTCAGGTGGATGGCTGGTGTGTTGTCTGTTATGCGGACGACACCACCTTCTTCAATGCTGGTCGTGAGATGGGAGGACTGAGGGCAGCTATGGTGGAGACTGGAGCATTTGCATCGGACTGGTTCTCTGCCAATCGCTTCCTCCTCAATGAAGACAAAACTCAGTCTATTGTGTTCAGTCTCAGAAATgggaatgaatacaattttgcCTCCGTCAAACTGTTAGGGTTTACCCTTGACAGGAAGCTCTCTTGGGGCGAGCACATTGAGACAGTCTGCGCCAGGTTGAGCAGAGTGGTTTTCCTGCTGAGGGGTCTCAAATACAGTGTGCCACCTCATTATCTTAAAATGTGCTACTTTGGCTTTTTTCAGAGTGTGATTTTATATGGCCTCCCCCTCTGGGGTGGAGCCACAGATGTCGCCCGAGTCCTTCGTCTCCAGAAGAGGGCCCTGAGGATTATTTGTGGGGCTGGTAGATTAGCCCACTGTCGCCCGCTCTTATCAAAGAGAGGATCCTCACCGTCTTCTCCCTCTATGTTCTCCATACCCTTTGCAGAACACATGCAAACGTGGGGTTGCTCGTGACCCAACAGAGTTTCCACCCGTATGAAACTAGGGGTAGACTCAGGCTGGATTTACCCTACCAGAGGCTGAGCAGAACTCGGACTGGTCTGGCTCATATGTCTATCAGCCTCTATAATAGGCTCCCTCTGTTGGCCAGGGATCTGCCTGCTGTGCGGTTTCGAGCCTGCTGATGGATCACCCTCTGTACTCACTCCGTGAGTTCTGTATGTTGGAGAGCAGTGTGGTGAGTGCctattttcttatttgatttcTGCCTCTGGGCAGTTGTTTTTCTTTACATTTTGACGTGTCCCAGTGGGCTTCAGTTTAGTGATCCCTTTTATGgacctatttaaataaatattaaaaaatactaaaatacaTTGTATAATACCTATCCAAGGCTTTCCTAGCCAAACAAATCAATGTTTTGGCTCATACTGTGTTATACAATGTTATAGTCTATCAAAATTACCTGTTAGatacatttaatttcagtatttactGGTGGATAGGCGCTTATAAGGATACCTCGAGGatcacaatattatttccaacactcataacttttgacacaatgatcacTGATCGGATCTCCTCCTAACTTACTACAGCTTATCAAGGCGATTGAAAATAATGTATCCTAGGTAAAAGTCGATCAGAAAAGTGAAAATTCATTCTTGACCACTtactttattttaatttttattttattaaattttaaagaGAATGATTTTTGAAGAAAACGCAAGTTTTTCGAGATGAAATGGAAAAAGTCAAGATTTTGGGTTTTTTGGAGTGAGCCGCCCTCTGGCATgccagcaaatttcagattcgaattcagtgCACCAAAACACACCGTTGAAAAAAAATGTCAGGTCTGCTTCCTAGAAaatgaccatttgactggactatttatGGAAAATACGAAAGTGTATCCCAAAAGTATAGCTGGACATTTTAATAACCATCCTCATCAGTTGGTTGACAAATTTCAGCTTGGAATTGTAATTTTCCACACGCACAGTTTCAATCCGTTCTCAATGAACGTAATAAGGATTACCTTCTGCCCAAAATGAGATGGGAGGTTTGTGACAAGGCAGCTCATTTGACTGCCGTCTGTTGACGCCTGCTCCAGAGTTGTAATGCCTTGCCACGACGCGGGAAGCGACACAGATAGGCTGCACCTATAGGCTAAATACTCACTGTGCCCTATACTCCACATGGATTAATATGGTTATAACAATCACCAATGAGTATCTATTTTAGAACACTTTAATTGTGAGAGCCAATTATTGTCAAGGTTaagtaaataatttgaataattacctCTAATAATGATTTCTCAAGAACCATCGACTGTtctcattcaaaaattattatgtttccCTTTTTACACATTATTTTATCCTTGAAAACAAGCAATAAGtcactttctcaaataaaattcataatttttcaatactgtTGAGGCACAGTAGTAGTAAAGATTATTCAGTCACGACAAGAAACTTGGTCCCCATATCAGGCTGCGGCAATTCCAAGCTTTTTCTCGTGACTCAACCATCTACACCTTACACACGACGGAAGACACCTCTCGCGATGTTTCAATAAAGCTATAGGGAAATGTTTTCaactttaataaaattaaattaaacttaTGATCCTGAAAGTGGAAAAACTACAATAGTAAGGTCAAACTATAGAGAATCGGCAAACACGTTCtctcatctttcttcactgccattataacgtggacctcactataataatagataGTCCGCGATTCTAATGAATTCTACACATACTAAATAATGATCAACATAGCTACAATTACTATTctacaattcaaataaatactgTACAACAAAATTAAATGGGAAAAAATGGAAGCCAAAATAAGTTAATTGCGAATGAAAAACGATAAGAGGTATGACaaatgataaaacaaaattataaaaaagatcacATTTTATTTGAGGATTATAGAGTTCAATCTTGAAGGAATACGTCAACTTACTAAGAATTAtgtcatcatgaaaaatcaAACATGTCTGAGATTCCAACAAATTCTACCACTACTtctacaaaattataatcaacaatttaaaattcaaactaAGACAACCAAATTAGAATAGGAAGTAATTGGAAATACGGTAgcaaattataaaatatgcattaataatattgaaaaaaataaataaccgataaaaagtaaaatcaagaaaaatccaAATTGTGTCACTGTAAGTTACTaacatttttgttgattttattttcaactacaatactaattttgatatttttatttagaaaataaaatatgatattacGATTTTCAGTAGTCTATGTTATATTGTAATACTCCCTTATAATATCAAGAATTCATTTATTATGGAATATTGAGCAGGTAAtatatttcaacaaattttaccTCCACTTCTACAATACTCAAGTCTACACAACAATTTGTGATTCacatcaatcaaaacaaaaaatataattgaaaatatttaaaggCCTGCACATGTAACAATCAAAAAATTAATCATTCCAATAGAAAAGTAGAAAATCTATGAAAAAGTCTAATGTTATTATTCGATTACAAGATTATTGGTTCCTACAAAAAGGAGTACCTACTTCACTTTGGACATAAGactaatattatgataatagatCCTTGGTGGAAATCACTAGTATAGTATTGTTATGAATAATGTGCCAATAGAAGTGAAATATTGAGTAGGTGCCTGTTGATTACTTCaatattgaacatgaaaatggCTGCTTGAGGGCAGATACCACTACATTAGCCACATCTGATGGGTTCAGAGTCTCCACACTActagaaaaatcaaatttttccaTCACCTAAAACCAAATGAAAagcaaacaaaaatgaacaaaacaataaaactgaatgtaaaaattgtaaaaaaacaaacaaatagaaAGCCCTGAAAAATATCTGATGCATACCAGTGAAATGTGTATGCTATGGAAATGAacggaagaagaaaaatacagGTGGCACCATCTAACGGCGTTTTCAGCACTAGGTTTAAGCGCTGATTCTAGacaaaataaatcaacactGGTTTATTTAACAAGACTGTTGAACAATTTTGGGATGTTATAATTGTCTAACCACATGATTAAAAGTTGTTTCATTCTTTAAAACGATAGAAACTTGAGGTTTTTCATTGAAAGAGTTTATGAGGTTTTGGTAAAAGTCGCATTATTTTACAACTTATTTCAACAAAGAACGCCGTTTTTGCTTTTTGCTAAATTAAGTCAGTCTTGTATCAGAtggaatatatatattcaagaaCAGAAACTCAAACGgaaaacaattcaaaaatgtttacTGTGATCATGAGTTCTTGAGACTCTTCAGGTTTTGGGTACCGGTAATACATGATGACTAATGAATTGTATTGAAAGCTACTTCCAAGTTGTTCAACTTACATACTTAGCACAGATTGGCAAGTTTTtagtgaatttataaaatttaaccACTGATTAATAAACTCATTGGTTCTCGAGGCATTGGTTGTGTTAGATGAAATCACTTAATCACGGATGAATTTAATAGACGTACTTTTAGCCAGGAGcaagattattatttatgaagacAACATGAAGCTATGcaaatgaatatatttgaaattattaattgttttacaacGCAATATTTTGATTTGCTCTTACATGTGGTTATAATTTGAGTGAATTTATTTTAGTAACACTTGAAATACTACAGaacctcctatatactaccaATAGAGGtatatataggaagtcctgaaTACTATCATGTAACATCAATTCATTATGGCCGACTGCACACTCAAGTGAATCTAGGGGAAGAAGAGAATGAACACTGTGTATCATCACAAAGTGGAAGGAAGTATTTCCAAAGTAAAGTATTTCTTTCTCTATAGTATCATACTAATTGCTGGAATCAATTGCACCAGATCATCTAGATACAGATGATCCTgtaccacagtatacatacagtatggaaacttagctagtaccctggcgcaaaaatccgccatcttcttaggaagcgccgcattgtaatcgtattgatggtaggttctgatcactttaatgatccggatcaattaatctcgttcactgccacgagccaatcagaagaccaggattggaacttcctaaggtcacgtgacgtgtctaaagtgaggtccacgttataatgacagtatttgatcaactttggttttgctatccttgtctatcattcgacaaagacggtggtactatctttttctaggtacacaacgatgacaattatgtttttgacagtgcagaaatataattagttaatgcagagaatcggcatcgctattcttctatctttattcactgccattataacgtggaccacactagtatttgcgccatgtaaaaagcattggttagataggcgttttattgacagtttccattctgtacctattctgtgcctGTACCTAGTAACTGGAATTTAAGGAAATGCCTGTGAAAATCGAAAAGCAACAGATCAGGGATGTGATTACCAAGCAATTAGTGTGATATTTAATTGCTCAGAATACATTCTTTCCATCTCCACAAACCAATTTCGCACTAAATTTGTAGAAAGTtgaagaaaatagaaatatcTCACCTCACTTGAGCTAGAGACGTCAACTTTCATAGCAAGAACTTCGCTTGCTCCAGCCTGCtccaatttttcattcaacttttccAGTTGCTCGAAATTTGCAGCAAACATGGCGACCTTTGCATTGCACAGAGCCAGCTTCTCAGCAATGGCGGCTCCAATATCCGAGGAAGCTTCACTCACCAAAACTATCTTACCGCTCAGATCTGTGTCAATCTCTGCACTAGCTTCTGTAAAAATGATaaacatcaattattatttgttaatagaataatttctatGGTTGGAAATCGCACGAGAAACATGACATGTTGTTGGCTATGGTCAAGGTATTTGCTATAGAGCTCAGCATCGGCTACCGGGTATGTCACCTTTCTCTTTTCAATGAAACAGTTCAGTCTCTCCTTTTTGAATAAAGACAAATtggtgaaataattttcattcctGCAACAATAAATTGGTCTTCGTTTATCAGAACTAatcatttaaaatatattttgttaaaacAAGGGATTGAAGTTTGTTCTGAGACACTCActtgtttgtaatattatcGTAGCAACTTCTTAGATCAACACAAAATATGGGTTAAAATGCAGATTAATTAGAATATTTATGTGAACACTTTTTATTTTGCtaagttgaaaattcaacaaTCAACACAGAAAATGAGgtaaattaatatatttgaatagATGTGTGATTGGATAAGATTCCGAATACTTTTGGTTGACTTACTTGACCAGGAATTGAAGTAGATGTGACAGAGGTTTCAAGTCTTCGTTGGCATGCACTTGTTTGGCCCAGTCGTTGTAAGGCAGTGATTTCAAATTGTAGCCCCTTCTCTCCATTAGTTTCCACAATTCCCTAGAGAAATGAATACAAATTGAGAGGCATTGCTCCTTACTGATGTATCAAGATAATGTCTTCTTAATATTCCAACAGATTATGTTCATTCTTTGTTCTCACTTGACATGCATATGAATTACATTGAATCCCAATATACTCGTATGACTACATTTTCAGAAAGCTTGTGTGAATTTGAAATCAGAATCACCAGTAATATCTAGAAAATTGCAACTTAAAAAACCTTAGAAGAGTTACAGACAATGTTTGCTTCATTAGAACtattgtaatacatttttcaaatcctattatattaagtgagaaatttctgtataaatggttttatggttatctggttatgtatgtccaacggtatataataaaataaaatatatgatataaaaattcgattgcactaggactcatccctgggaaaactcgctgaaggacatgaaaataataataattattcatccttgaaaaaaaagataatttcgtcgtctgtcgataacgtaagatgtgagtgcctgtgtggaagagagacagaattatgttcaattgttcaactatttgcaatcaatcagcttatctcaggagaaaaagta is a genomic window containing:
- the LOC111061261 gene encoding polyketide synthase HetM-like, whose translation is MMQGVIRTGAVPDIKWKIEMTPIDFVQEMFVELFLDLDNSMGKIYHFVNEDQLPCEELWKLMERRGYNLKSLPYNDWAKQVHANEDLKPLSHLLQFLVKNENYFTNLSLFKKERLNCFIEKRKVTYPVADAELYSKYLDHSQQHVMFLVRFPTIEIILLTNNN